In Candidatus Promineifilum breve, one genomic interval encodes:
- a CDS encoding LysM peptidoglycan-binding domain-containing protein, translated as MQQSQTYRPPLPRQSQATGASSAPDRCPYLGIAADPGTSLEFPSDAHQCHSTRLQVPISTIHQENYCLSPHYEACPVYRQHPPAAANDALLPLSAVAVAVAPTAVAPVAVAASAVAPVAVAAKAVAAPTVTAVEAQPSPWVPVSAPAMTAPAAVGSAALGSAPALPAPALPPPSRSALDWNQPAHPDFAADIAAETARRRTRRVDGRPVVIGLLLLLLIPLVWWLWTTVRPGARGAADPIGGSVVTLPTLAATAQVPPTANAAIAAAASPTLAAEAAAGQPEATATERPAATATATDLENIAATATALFAAATPATACVAPAWWVAYTIEAGDTLESLAAARGVLPEELIVANCLAGPELPAGLVIALPPVGIIIALPGQATATTTRPAVTPTRRVPALPTAPIFFLPTPTFPVVIILPTPLPIFAPTDEPATQPTRQPTRPPVQPTATTSVVLTATVPPIITTTATVPPPTTATPTQTPPPFGTQTLPTFTPTPSSP; from the coding sequence ATGCAACAGAGCCAAACCTACCGGCCCCCGCTGCCTCGCCAATCCCAGGCAACCGGCGCGTCGAGCGCGCCCGACCGTTGCCCCTATCTGGGCATCGCGGCCGATCCGGGTACGTCGCTCGAATTCCCCTCCGACGCCCACCAGTGCCACAGTACGCGCCTGCAAGTGCCCATCAGCACCATCCATCAGGAAAACTATTGCCTCTCGCCCCATTACGAGGCTTGCCCCGTCTATCGCCAGCACCCGCCGGCCGCCGCGAACGACGCGCTGCTGCCGCTGTCGGCCGTGGCCGTGGCCGTGGCCCCGACAGCCGTGGCCCCGGTAGCCGTGGCGGCATCGGCCGTGGCCCCGGTAGCCGTGGCGGCAAAAGCCGTAGCAGCGCCGACAGTCACGGCGGTTGAGGCCCAACCCTCGCCCTGGGTTCCGGTTTCGGCTCCGGCCATGACCGCGCCTGCGGCGGTGGGCAGCGCGGCACTGGGCAGCGCCCCGGCCCTGCCCGCCCCGGCTCTGCCGCCGCCATCCCGTTCGGCCCTGGACTGGAATCAACCGGCCCATCCCGACTTCGCCGCCGACATCGCCGCCGAGACGGCCCGCCGCCGCACACGCCGCGTCGATGGGCGGCCGGTGGTGATCGGCCTGCTGTTGCTGTTGCTCATCCCGCTGGTCTGGTGGCTGTGGACGACTGTGCGGCCCGGCGCGCGCGGCGCGGCCGATCCAATCGGTGGGTCTGTGGTCACATTGCCCACGCTCGCCGCCACGGCCCAGGTTCCGCCCACCGCTAACGCCGCCATCGCCGCGGCGGCCTCGCCCACACTGGCCGCCGAGGCCGCCGCCGGCCAACCCGAAGCCACGGCCACCGAACGGCCGGCGGCCACGGCCACGGCCACCGACCTGGAGAATATCGCCGCCACGGCCACGGCCCTCTTCGCCGCGGCCACCCCGGCCACGGCGTGCGTCGCCCCCGCCTGGTGGGTGGCCTACACCATCGAGGCCGGCGACACGCTGGAAAGCCTGGCCGCGGCGCGGGGCGTGTTGCCCGAGGAACTGATCGTCGCCAACTGCCTGGCCGGGCCGGAGCTGCCGGCCGGCCTGGTCATCGCCCTGCCGCCGGTGGGGATCATCATCGCCCTGCCGGGCCAGGCCACGGCCACGACGACGCGGCCCGCGGTCACGCCCACGCGCCGCGTGCCGGCCCTGCCCACCGCGCCGATCTTCTTCCTGCCCACGCCGACCTTCCCGGTGGTCATTATCCTGCCGACGCCGTTGCCGATCTTCGCGCCGACCGACGAGCCGGCCACCCAGCCGACGCGCCAGCCGACACGGCCGCCGGTGCAGCCGACAGCGACAACCAGTGTCGTGTTGACCGCTACCGTGCCGCCTATCATCACAACTACAGCTACCGTGCCTCCGCCCACCACGGCGACACCTACCCAAACGCCACCACCTTTTGGCACTCAAACGCTACCGACCTTCACACCAACCCCTTCATCTCCGTAG
- a CDS encoding O-antigen ligase family protein, whose protein sequence is MDKPLVGHQEYRASATSPARIDVLVLALTALPLLAAGFFPRPVSGAALLLLLAPFIVRLMFGRPLARPSAANLPVALLAFVFLPLAFLMSPAPWVTAWPRLTTLAWSIALFFVVANWPQPGPPAGLRTRIGRPTRVYLGLGLAVAVAGALGMRSVDKLFSLPATGILADSLGWENGLPTNEIAGVLTLFIPFAAALAFGCLLTGRRRPALILLLLTLVMAVTLVLSQSRTGLAATAIGVGLALAVSGAIGRKWLAGGLVAAGLGVLLVALTPLADWFVFAGANSWNSVLGPRLGIWGQAADAIRDHPLWGMGLGEFGGLVRAVYPLVAPAEGPLLEDAHNLYMQTALDFGVAGLLVFLCAAVIVFISAIRLVRDRPPRTLGRLWAAGLLGALLAHALYSLTDAVALGTLAGVPLWFLFGLVMSATGRRLRLAWSNPARIVFAGGLLLAIILSAMSLRVNRAGQLAAHALLNPAADVGAAAAEVGGLAADECRAYWFEGLLRDATGDVAGRSAAWGSLLECTGDYLAYMPALAAGDAELAARAVTAWPGEAAGYFWLAAVVAAESPESAIDLYRQGLALAPDDGRRWLALGELLRASDPTAAEEAYLQACRHGDPGANGCLGAGWLAEQRGDLLRAIEIYRLSNWEGARREADALEQQLNGQP, encoded by the coding sequence ATGGACAAGCCATTGGTCGGTCATCAGGAGTATAGGGCATCTGCGACTTCACCGGCGCGGATCGACGTATTGGTTTTAGCCCTGACGGCGCTGCCGCTGCTGGCCGCCGGCTTCTTCCCGCGGCCGGTCAGTGGAGCGGCGCTGCTCTTGTTGCTGGCGCCCTTTATCGTCCGCCTGATGTTTGGCCGGCCGCTGGCCCGGCCGTCGGCGGCCAATTTGCCGGTGGCGCTGCTGGCTTTTGTTTTCCTGCCGCTGGCTTTTCTGATGAGTCCCGCGCCATGGGTAACGGCCTGGCCGCGGCTGACCACATTGGCCTGGTCGATTGCCCTGTTCTTCGTCGTCGCCAACTGGCCGCAGCCGGGGCCACCGGCCGGCTTGCGCACCCGCATCGGCCGGCCGACGCGGGTCTACCTGGGCCTGGGGCTGGCCGTGGCCGTTGCCGGCGCGTTGGGCATGCGCAGCGTCGATAAGCTGTTCTCGCTGCCGGCCACCGGCATCCTGGCCGACAGCCTGGGCTGGGAAAACGGGCTGCCGACGAACGAGATCGCCGGCGTCCTGACGTTGTTTATCCCCTTTGCGGCGGCGCTGGCCTTCGGCTGCCTGCTGACGGGGCGACGGCGGCCGGCGCTCATCTTGCTGTTGCTGACACTGGTCATGGCCGTGACGCTGGTACTCAGCCAGTCGCGCACCGGGCTGGCGGCCACGGCCATCGGCGTAGGGCTGGCCCTGGCCGTCTCCGGAGCCATCGGCCGCAAGTGGCTGGCCGGTGGGCTGGTCGCCGCCGGGCTGGGCGTGCTGTTGGTCGCCCTGACGCCGCTGGCCGACTGGTTCGTCTTCGCCGGGGCCAATTCGTGGAACAGCGTGCTTGGCCCGCGGCTGGGCATCTGGGGGCAGGCGGCCGACGCCATCCGCGACCATCCGCTGTGGGGCATGGGGCTGGGCGAATTCGGCGGGCTGGTGCGCGCGGTCTATCCGCTGGTCGCCCCGGCCGAGGGGCCGCTGCTGGAAGATGCCCACAATCTCTATATGCAGACGGCGCTCGATTTCGGTGTGGCCGGGCTGCTGGTCTTCCTGTGCGCGGCGGTCATCGTGTTCATCTCCGCCATCCGCCTGGTGCGCGACCGGCCGCCGCGCACGTTGGGCCGCCTGTGGGCCGCCGGGCTGCTGGGGGCGCTGCTGGCCCATGCCCTCTATAGCCTGACCGACGCCGTGGCCCTGGGCACATTGGCCGGCGTGCCGTTGTGGTTCCTGTTTGGGCTGGTGATGAGCGCCACCGGGCGGCGGCTGCGGCTGGCCTGGTCGAACCCGGCGCGCATCGTTTTCGCCGGGGGTCTATTGCTGGCGATCATCCTGTCGGCCATGAGCCTGCGCGTCAATCGCGCCGGGCAACTGGCGGCCCACGCCCTGCTCAATCCGGCGGCCGACGTGGGCGCTGCCGCTGCCGAAGTCGGGGGGCTGGCCGCCGATGAGTGCCGGGCGTACTGGTTCGAGGGCTTGCTGCGCGACGCGACCGGCGACGTCGCCGGCCGGTCGGCGGCCTGGGGTTCGCTGCTGGAATGCACCGGCGACTATCTGGCCTATATGCCCGCGCTGGCCGCCGGCGACGCGGAACTGGCGGCGCGGGCCGTGACCGCCTGGCCGGGCGAGGCCGCCGGCTACTTCTGGCTGGCCGCCGTCGTGGCCGCCGAGTCGCCCGAATCGGCCATCGACCTCTACCGCCAAGGGCTGGCGCTGGCCCCCGATGACGGGCGGCGCTGGCTGGCGCTGGGCGAACTGCTCCGGGCGAGCGATCCAACCGCCGCCGAAGAGGCCTACCTGCAAGCCTGCCGCCACGGCGACCCCGGGGCCAACGGCTGCCTGGGCGCCGGTTGGCTGGCCGAGCAGCGCGGCGACCTGTTGCGGGCGATTGAGATTTACCGCCTCTCCAACTGGGAGGGCGCGCGCCGGGAGGCCGACGCGCTGGAACAACAACTAAACGGCCAACCCTGA